A single region of the Longimicrobiaceae bacterium genome encodes:
- a CDS encoding ATP-binding SpoIIE family protein phosphatase, whose translation MESRCGVVLSVEEMSEAGEARRRVARMAHELGFDETDAGRVALVATEMAGNLAKHTGGRGGRMLAQPRLRGGVAGVELLALDTGPGISDLGEALRDGYSTAGSPGTGLGAISRVADEWDIHSQPGAGTAVLARLWPRSTPAPPAAAVEVGSVMRPMPGEDVCGDGWAVRAHPGGVQLLVVDGLGHGPGAAEASGEAMRAFHAHPGLAPAEMLRRLHDALRGTRGAAAAVADLDAERGEVRFAGVGNIAGAAIGHEEERSMVSMSGIVGHHFRRAQEFSYPWPPGALVILHSDGLGSRWSLGGYPGLLARDPSLVAGVLFRDLARDSDDATVVVARRGGRA comes from the coding sequence ATGGAGAGCCGGTGCGGCGTGGTCCTCTCCGTGGAGGAGATGAGCGAAGCGGGCGAGGCGCGCCGCCGGGTGGCCCGGATGGCGCACGAGCTGGGCTTCGACGAGACGGACGCGGGGCGCGTGGCCCTGGTCGCCACCGAGATGGCCGGGAACCTGGCCAAGCACACCGGCGGCCGGGGCGGGCGGATGCTCGCCCAGCCCAGGCTGCGCGGCGGCGTGGCGGGGGTGGAGCTGCTGGCGCTCGACACCGGGCCGGGGATCTCCGACCTGGGGGAGGCGCTCCGCGACGGCTACTCCACCGCCGGGAGCCCGGGGACAGGGCTGGGGGCCATCTCCCGGGTGGCGGACGAGTGGGACATCCACTCCCAGCCGGGCGCGGGGACGGCGGTGCTGGCGCGCCTCTGGCCGCGCTCCACCCCCGCTCCGCCCGCGGCCGCGGTGGAGGTGGGCTCGGTGATGCGGCCCATGCCCGGCGAGGACGTCTGCGGCGACGGCTGGGCGGTGCGTGCCCACCCCGGGGGGGTGCAGCTCCTGGTGGTGGACGGGCTGGGCCACGGCCCCGGCGCGGCGGAGGCCTCGGGAGAGGCGATGCGGGCCTTCCATGCGCACCCCGGCCTCGCCCCGGCGGAGATGCTGCGGCGCCTCCACGACGCCCTGCGCGGCACGCGCGGAGCGGCGGCGGCCGTGGCCGACCTGGACGCCGAGCGCGGGGAGGTCCGCTTCGCCGGGGTGGGGAACATCGCCGGGGCCGCCATCGGCCACGAGGAAGAGCGGAGCATGGTGTCGATGAGCGGGATCGTGGGGCACCATTTCCGCAGGGCCCAGGAGTTCTCGTACCCGTGGCCGCCCGGGGCGCTGGTGATCCTCCACTCCGACGGGCTGGGCTCCCGCTGGAGCCTGGGCGGCTACCCGGGGCTGCTGGCCCGCGACCCCTCGCTGGTGGCGGGGGTGCTCTTCCGGGACCTGGCCCGCGACAGCGACGACGCCACGGTGGTGGTGGCGCGGCGGGGAGGGCGCGCGTGA